ACCATCATCCCCCAAGCTAAGATCTAGTCATAAATTCAGGCTCACACAAGGGGACAATCGCTGTGACGTAAATTTCtcatcattcaatttcacaGAAACATCAAAAGTCGAAGCAATGCTCAAGTGGCCTAAGCCCCACCCTTTAAAAGCATGAGAGGATCATCTGAGTCGGGAAATTATTTCCAAGATTGTTAGCAGCCAAGAAAAAGCTGACGAATGTTGCTGCGGACATGGCAATTGCAGTGGACCAGGTCAGACCTAACGCATGAGCACTAAGCTAGAAAGGAACAGAAGATTGCGTGCGGATGGGAATATCAATTAACGAGCTTGTTATGAGCTCATGATGGCGGCCTTCTAGTTTTCCAACATTCAAAGGAGCAAGAACGGGTTGAGAGAGGACAACACACCCTTCAGATTACATAGCAACAACATTTCCCCTACCTCCCTCCCTTCAAAATCCAATCTTTGCTCTGCTCCATCAAAAGCCCATCACAATTCTCGACGAACACACGCTGGCGAGTCAAATTCGCCACAGATGATCACACACATACGATGAATGCTCCTACAGTCCTGACCCAAAAGCAAATTGAACAGGTCTCGgccaaattttttgttccccaaTCATCTCACGAGAAGTGCAAGAAAATATGCAATGCTCGACGATTTTTCTCGGAAAAGAAGAAGACCCACGACGTAATCAGTCCGAAAGAAAGGAACTTGCAGATGGTGTACGGAGCATCATGTGCTTCGGTGTGTTGGGTATACCTTGAAGCGACGCGACTCGGCAAGATGCCGAATCCCGCTCAAGCTCTGCAACGGTTGAACGTCGCTCGACGACGGAAGCATCGAGCATCTCCCCAACatctctcccttcttcttcttctcctcctccgagGAAGACGAAATGATGAGTAACCAACGTTCAGCTTCTTGACATGTAACGAAGGCTGGACCGGACGGTGGTCGCTATTCGAATTCGATCTCCTAAACattgagtatttttttttgcttagaaatgtAATCAAGTTTAATAATTAGAATATacaatgataaataaaataaattaaaagtatttcCCTACGCCCTCTTTCTTCTAGGTcagtttgtttttttagaagatgcatgatttggataagatttttctaaatatgatcatttatatcgtttaaaataattaaccaaATGAGAAGTTTTTTTTCATTAtagacaataatttatattacaatattttcattaataatcaaaattctgctattgtttttagaaaattaCTTTCAAACGATCAACTTTTTTCGTAATAGATGGAGCCTGATTTTGAATAacttttttcttgtcattttatcaatataTGCGCAACATGTATCAATATTTGATAGTGATTACCTAATCATAattctttaagaaaataagGAGCAGATATGAAAAGCCCAAATAGGATATTAAGTGATATTGCCCCCATCGTTCGTGCAGTTTCAAATGTGAGTTTCAACTCTCAAACTCTAAATAGAAACAAGACAAAAAGCGGCGGCTAGTGAGCTTAGAGATAAAATAGgacaaattacaaaaaagataaaagagggTTGATTTCAAGTATCGCATGCTGAGCCAAAATCATTAATATTGGTTTCCATGCCCCAAGCCCATTACACATCGAACCGTCGCAACTTAGAAAGGTTTTAGTGCCGTTTAAATTATTACCAAAATGGAGTTTCCTCCTCAAAGAAGATCCAATGACACATCGACAATGCCCAAACGACCTCTCACAAACATTCATCTCTTTTCGGAAGTAGTCGTCATGTTATATTCTTAATTGCACATCCGACATCGTGGGACGGCAACGCCAATTTATTTTGTATAGCATTAAATTGAGTTATGAACATGCACATTTGATTAACGTTCGAACTGTCATTCATAGTAACGAGAGCCAAAACGATGCTAAAGCACTACCTCCCTCCAGATTTATGTAATAGTAAAAGCACAGCGTGTACTCAGAGAAAATTGCCCTGGCACAACAACGAAATGTGCTATTGTCCATTTAACATCAGAGTCGAAACAAGAAATAACTCCATACCCAAGCTAACTTCTCCAATAAGAGACGGCATATGCTTCGGAAACATTCCAACCTGCAAATGGTAACGGTAAAACTAAAAGGAGAACAGGGAGCAAAATCCTAAAAGGCCTGATTCACTAGGGGGGCAAAAATAGATCTCTCAAAGCTTCAGGTCCATTATGGAACCCATTCACTCGTCGTCttcgtcctcgtcctcgtcgtCCGCTCCACCAGCTGAATTGAGGGCATTAAGTCGTTCGACCAGCTTCGCCTTCCTCTCCTCGTATGTCAACTTCCTCAAATTGAATCTGGCAAGAAAAGATACTCGTCTGTCAGTACATAAAACACTTCTAGATCAAGACACAACTGAACAAGCAGATGCCAACAATTTCAAACGCCTCTCCCACGGAAACCAACACAAACCATCAAGGCAATTCAGTTATATTAACACGATAAACGAAACCCAGcaagaaattatttctaaatacAGTGAGAATAAGTATTCTTGTAAGGCAAAAAAGTCGTTAATTTAGTGAAAAAGATTACTAATTATAAAAAACCTCGAGATTTTAAAGTCCAGGAAACCTTAGGCACGAGAAAAGAATTGAAAAGCACAACACCCACAGCATTATGTAAAACACCAGTGTCATTTTTTCGTCAGCATATATATACCCCCACCTCTTATGTTCCTTAGGTGGCTCCTTCTCAGATTTCTTCAAGATAGGATCAGCACGGATAGCAGCGTGAACCTTCTTGTACAACCCTTCAAGGTCATCTGCCTCAAGTCCTCTCTTGATGTACTCACTGAAGTGAGACTGATACTTCTCAGGTTCATCTTCCGCCAATGTCTAAATAAATATGCAAACATACCAGAGAAATTCAGCTCGCAACCACAACAAGGAGGATAATTATGGGATAAAACATCAGAATCACACAAAAGCACAAGTTACCCTCATGTAAGCAGCAACATGCCCACCATAGATGTACTTGCGATGAACATCTACATCGAGCTGCTTGCTGTCCTTTGAGAAACCAGCAAATCTCTTGTCACTGTGTGGAATATCCAAACCACCATCCAATGCTCcctgagaagaagaagatgtgtgTGAATATTTCCAGACAAACAATCTGGTGCATATATAATGACAGTTCTCTGTCAGCATATCACGTTCACATGAAGATACAGGCATGGAAAACACTTATCATACCTTGAGCGCACCAAAAACACGGTTTCCAGTGGTCGTTCTCAAAAGACCAACATCAAGAAGAGCTCGGAATGGCCTCCTGGTCTCAGCAGGCTCAACAGAGAAATCCTCTCCAGTTGCCTGAGAACAACAAAATGCAACTTCCGTAAGTCAAAATggttcatcaagaaaaatggacaaTCATGAGTAATAAATGTACCTCAACATTGCCCTCATATTCTTGGTCCATCTCAAGCTTTTTCAAAACCCGACGAGCCAAGAGAAGTCCAGTGCAATATGCTAATCCATTGAAAAGATGGGTAGATTTAGCCAAAAAGGTCAGAATATGTACATACTGATAAAAGAGCTTAACAAGCTTATGTGCCAGTAGGGAATGAGTATATGTGTCAGACaaagggggaaagagagagagagagagagagagagagcagaacTAAAACACACAAGGACATACCAGCTGCATAGTTCGTCAGACCGACTTCAAGCCCATAATGAGGCAGCTCATGGGAATAAGCTGCTGCAAGTACAAGATCTCCAGCAATGCTAGCAGATATTATTTGCGCAACAATAAACTTATTGGACTACAAAAAGGTTAAGGTTCCAAATCCGCTACGTATGAGACAGGTAAAAACACGACATTCAATTCCTTTAACTGAAAACTTTTAATGGTTTTTTTCAGTTCACCAAAAACTTTCTACATCAAAGGCACGCCCCAGTTAGAAAATGCATATCTTTCAGGTTTTTGTTTGACTTTACAGCCACTATATTTCCTACAATAAACACACCAATGAACAGCGCCAACCACATTATAGGATACAAAGCGCACCACAATGCGATACTTGGGAGTGTTGTACTTGTTCTTGTCCTGATTAATCAGGCGAATTCTAGCCCGATAGTCAGTCTTCCCATCTGCAAAGATACATGGAaaccatttcaaaaaaaaaaaaaaaaaaaaaaaaaaaacagccagATAATGCTAACCCCATGCAACTCCCACAGCTGAGGACATAATCCTATATACCTCTCCTTCTCTTGTACTTGACCTGGTACCTCTTAGAGTAAGCCCTGCTCTTCAGAGCCTTGACAAATGCCTGATACACAGTGCAAGGGCATGTATAATCAGATACGGAAAGAACACGAAACAGAACATTACGAATATCGCTCGAAAAAACCCATCTTTAAACAAGCTACGCTCGTCAAACGCCCCCTGATCAGATGCACTAAGGGAAGACGCGAATCCCACAAAACCCACGCCAAATCGAACGAATCGCGAATCAATCAAAAGCCGCCGCCGCAACAAAAACAAGAACATCCATCCATTCAACGCCAAGCTAAGAAGAGACGGCGACGAGCAACTACCCAAAGGAAACGCCTTCacaaaattcattctttcaacGAGTGAATGAACGAGAAACACTCATCTACAGCCGGGCCCTACTCGGATCCTTCGCGCTCGCTCGAAAGAGGCTACTCTCAACCTCAAACCGACCAAATTCGGTCACGCGCGACACGATTTCCTCGACTTCCTCGGAGGAACAGAAACGACTACAGCCCTAGAAGACTTCCTCGGATCAGAGCAGAGTGAATCTGAAGCAGTTTCCGAAAGTCGAAGGGTTTCGCGAACTCACCATTGCCGCGGCAGGCTCGGAGCTCTGGAGGAGAAGCGGAAGCGCAAGAGACGGCCGACCGATGGCGAAGATGGGGGAGCCTTATAAAGAACCCTAGAAGACGTCCCACGCGATGGACGGCTGGGATTATTCCACAGGGTAGGGATGCTGTGGGATGAAATTCGAGATACATGATATGGTCATTTTTGTAACTTTGCTGGGTcgaattatttttcataaaagttattgcaaatttcccaaatgtgaaaatgatacaaataatcCCTAAGCTTTGGTTGATATGTAAAGTCATCCTCGAACTTTTGGTAATTGTTCGATTTAATCCctagactatatgaaaatatcattttattaattcaagtaAATAGACTTTGCTAATTTGACTTCTAATTAAGTAAATTGGGAGAGtagacaaaaaataatattacataTAGACTATACACGTAAGATATTCAACTAAAACAGTCCACATCAtcaaaaaaattggataataatttttctaaatttaacaaattaaaaggaatattataattttaataactAGGAATCAAGAACTGGACCAACACTTTTGGGAACTAGCTTTAGGGGGACTCAACCTTAAAAGAGGTATTGTGAGGTGAGAGGAGCAACAATAGTTATCAAGGAGGTTAGAGGGATTCTCCCAAGCGATGTGAGATTGTCTTGCATAGCAGTCAACAGGGATCAACATGCACCCAAATTCACCTTACTCTGATGCCAATCTGGGGGGATTTTGCCAATCTGGGGGGACTCAGCCTCAAAAGATATCTTATGAAGTGGGGGGAGCTGCAACGATtatcaaacaagtcataaaaGCTTCTCCCAAGTGATATGGGATTGCCTTACATAGCAGTGGATAGGGATCGAGGGTTGGTGTGGTTCTCGATTCAAGCAATCTCTTTTGCACAACCCTATTAAATCCCAATATCATCATCACATGCAGCGCTCTTGTAAATGGATTTGAACTTTGTCGCAGTGGAGGAGCTAATTAACAAGATGTAATATTGCAGTATCTCTCCAAATCATCATACGTCAAACGCTTTACTGAATCGCTTGTGTAAAACACGACAAATTGACAAGGCCGTGATATTGCTTCGAAAGGTGAAGGATTCCATATCCGTCTCTAGTGTGGCGACTTATGCTATCCTAATAAAGGGTATGTgggcccatttggttcggctttgggaaAATGCCCTTGGGAGAATGTAAATACTTTTGAGGTAAatgggttttccgaaatgctagagtatttggtaaactataactgaaaaaTGCTTGAGGAAAATGCAagattttttggtaaatatatatttgaatttagtataaccaaattaagttttttagttttagtatttttaaaattgcaaaaaagaaacaatgactatataacattttacattttcatgttgagagtaatgtaaaagatatatattagtaaatttatttaaaaattatattgaaagaatttgattatagattagatgcaaagctcaacttttggcataaggttcttttaggtttgttttcaactttgaataatttttttaattattgtagtattaatcattttcattaattaatgatcattctagtgtattgataaaaagttgggctattgattgtcaaaaaataaaaatgacaaaaaaaaaaaaaaaaaaggtgaacccaacatttgcaaagagttttattattttttaaaatataaaaataaaatccgatgaaaCTCCATTGCCGATCAACCGTAGTTGAGGTGTGGGAAGATGATTggtataaaaaaaaggaaaaaaaaaaaagaagtcaacagATGAATAGTAGAGGTGGACTTGCATTTCGAAATCTTTGAAAACCCAAAGCAGTCCCCACCTACTTTGGGCTTTCCAAAGCATTTCAAAGGCCAACATTTGGCCAACGACACCtccaaatgttgaaccaaacacctaaatttttctcAATGGGTTTCGGGGCTTGGGAATCTTTGAATCAAACGGGGCCCGTGTAACACTAGAAAGCTCGACGATGCTAAGGGGCTATTTAATCGTTCGCATGCTTGAGGCTTGCGACCTAACGTGTGGATGTATATTGCTACCATGCATGGATTGTGCAATGAAGATGCATGGAGGAAGCATTAGGGGTGAACATGATTCCAAATAAAACCTAGAACCCAAGAATTGCATCAGTAAGAAACTGTCTAGTTTCAAGTCCCAATGTATGCAAGGTAAGTTTTAGGTCTAAAAAATTAGAGAGCTTGTTTCAATTGACATATTCTAGGTTCTAAGTTGGTGGAACTTggaataagtttttgtgtttttcttggtctatATCTTCAAGTGATCTTGTAATATTCTATGGGGTTCGATGATGAatgtataataaaaaatcactagtgtgaactttcattttataactgagatttttattttattaatatttcatatctttcgtatgtctaaatataagttatggtcaGTGAATTGTAACAGCAAATTGTAGTAATTAAATGTGATAATTCATTGCaataattcaattaataatataggtaGAACTTAGGTAAATCCTAGAACTAAGATAGGGTAGATTCCAAGTTTCAGATATGAagggtaggtttcaggttccaaaaaataaaaaccatatTCCAATGGCTAGGTTCCAAAGTTCCGTGTGCTACTTATATGGAATCTAGAACCGCTCATCTTTAGGAAGCATATCAGTTGCTGGAGGAGATGGAAGGAAATAGATGTTTTCCAAATGGTGTCACTTATAACACAATAATCCAAGGGCAtctaagaaatttaaaaaaaaaatactagagcAGCGCAGCTTGCGAGTGAAATCGTCGAAAGGGTTTTTTGTGCAAATGTAGGGACGACTGAAT
This Eucalyptus grandis isolate ANBG69807.140 chromosome 7, ASM1654582v1, whole genome shotgun sequence DNA region includes the following protein-coding sequences:
- the LOC104453297 gene encoding 60S ribosomal protein L5, whose translation is MAFVKALKSRAYSKRYQVKYKRRRDGKTDYRARIRLINQDKNKYNTPKYRIVVRFSNKFIVAQIISASIAGDLVLAAAYSHELPHYGLEVGLTNYAAAYCTGLLLARRVLKKLEMDQEYEGNVEATGEDFSVEPAETRRPFRALLDVGLLRTTTGNRVFGALKGALDGGLDIPHSDKRFAGFSKDSKQLDVDVHRKYIYGGHVAAYMRTLAEDEPEKYQSHFSEYIKRGLEADDLEGLYKKVHAAIRADPILKKSEKEPPKEHKRFNLRKLTYEERKAKLVERLNALNSAGGADDEDEDEDDE